The DNA region TGGTAGCCTGTTTTGATTTTAcgatctccagtgttttcacttgcattggagTATGCTTTTAGCAGATAATATGATGTTTAGCATATTCAATTTGTGAAAACTGCCAAATAAAAAACGTGGCTCCATAATGCTGACACTATACCGAGTCGGGATGACCGTCTTTTGATAGTGACTTGGGAGCCAACATTTTTATTCCAACTAagacttaaaatggttgttgttctctgtctggattgctcgtttcggtagtttttacattgcttcttatggagactggaaccagaaaacagtgCAGTGGCACTCAGAATCATGATTGTGCCACCcggtggttggtcaggaaaactgttgaTTAAACTGGATGGGTTTTTATTCAAGTAGCTAGCTATAAATATGCCGACTTGAACTAaattgctcagcaagattctttCAAACTGTTGGTATGTCATGACAGTATTTGACCTGATAAAACTGACCATAGAAAAAGAAAATTTACCCTAATATCACTTTTGGCAAAGGGAAATCGAGGAAGTGTAGCTAGAAGCGTTTGCGTTcgtgtacttgtgtagagtatgctTCAGGCCTTGGTTAGTACTCACTACCCATCGTACCTTGATGTCCTTCTCCAGTTCTGCATAGCAAGGGCGGATCATGCAAACGCGCGTCTGTCGTTCCAGCTGGCAACGCTCGTTGTCATTGGTTACGCGAGAAGACAAGCCCATTCCACAGGTGGCAGAGCACTCACTCCATTCAGTAGTTTGAACGATGCAGTTGTCCCGTGCGCTCTCAGGCTGAACACCCTGAGACACTTCTCTATAAGCTGAAGTAAGAGAGGGGAGTTAAATTCATGCACCAATGATCAGAAGTCGAATATAAATATGGAAAGCATTATTCTCAAGCAGCGTGACTAGTTAAATAAGTATGGTATGGATAAGGATACAGTGTGACTTCAACTTCATAAAAAATTAATagtgaataactacactacccataatcctgaaaacagattcaccaatcagagaagtcactgTAACCATGCAATGTAAATCGCGGCAAAAAAGCACAGCAACAACTGCCACATAATCAATAACTAAAATTGTACCATCGTTTCTggtttgattacatcattcacaatgcttcatgggatgattatttaattcatttataatataatttaagtaCGGTAGTCAttcccttttttttaaaatttgtcaaatacttttttgtttcaaatcagaGTTTTTAATATTGTAATTAATCTCAGAGCTGGTTGCTATGGAGGCCGGATCCcaccatgaaataaaaaataaaataaaaaaatcaaagaggCAATTCTGACTTTGtatctcaaaataaaataaaaaattgtgagaaatatggtcacaattgcaagatataacgTTGTGTGTGTCGAGTTATAAAGtcctacagtgcatccagaaagtattcacagcgcttcactttttccacattttgttatgttacagccttattccaaaatggattaaattcattattttcctcaaaattctacaaacaatacctcataatgacaacatgaaagaagtctgtttgaaatctttgcaaatttattaaaaataaaaaacgaaaagaatcacatgtacataagtattcacagcctttgctcaatactttgttgaagcacatttggcaccaattacagcctcaagtctttttgagtatgatgctacaagcttggcacacctatttttgggcagtttctcccattcttctttgcaggacctctcaagctccatcaggctggatggggagcgtcagtgcacagccattttcagatctctccagagatgttcaatcgggttcaagtctgggctctggctgggccactcaaggacattcacagtgttgtcccggagccactcctttgttatcttggctgtgtgcttagggtcattgtcctgttggaagatgaaccttcgccccagtctgaggtccagagcgctctggagcaggttttcatcaaggatgtctctgtacattgctgcattcatctttccctcaatcctgactagtctcccagttcctgccgctgaaaaacatccccacagcatgatgctgccaccaccatgcttcactgtagggatggtattggccaggtgatgagcggtgcctggtttcctccagacataacacttgccattcaggccaaagatttcattctttgtttctcatggtctgagagtccttcaggtgccttttggcaaactccaggcaggctgtcatgtgccttttactgaggagtcgcttctgtctggccactctaccggGCCTGATTGGTGGAATGCTGCAGAGAtaattgttcttctggaaggttctcctctctccacagagaaatgctggagctctgtcagagtgaccaatcgggttcttggtcacctccctgaatAATGCCCTtttcccctgatcgctcagtttggccaggtggccagctctaggaagagtcctggtggttccaaacttcttccatttacggatgatggaggccactgtgctcattgggaccttcaatgctgcagaaatttttctgtacccttcccaaGATCTGTgcttcgatacaatcctgtctcggaggtctacagacaattccttggacttcatggcttggtttgtgctctgacatgcactgttaactgtgggaccttatatagacaggtgtgtgcctttccaaatcatgtccaatcaactgaatttaccacaggtggactccaatcaagttgtagaaacatctcaaggatgatcagtggaaacaggatgcacctgagttcaattttgagtgtcatggtaaaggctgtgaatacttatgtacatgtgattttttaaaaaaaaatttttatacatttgcaaagatttcaaacaaacttctttcacgttgtcattatggggtattgtttgtagaattttgaggacaataatgaatttaatccattttggaataaggctgtaacataacaaactgtggaaaaagtgaagcgctgtgaatactttccggatgcactgtaattgcAAGACTTTTTATCTTGTCATTTTTTCTTTTATcttacaattgtgactttatatctcatgattcagagaaataaagttgcaattgtgagaaatagtcacgattacaagatatgaagttgcaattgtgagtttTAAGCTAACAATTGCGTCTTTATATCTCTGAATTGCGaattataaagttgcaattgtgagattagttttttacttttttactttttttcatgCAATAATGACTTTATATCAGTCAATAGTGAATTTACAACTTGCAACTGAGAGAAAAACTGGCAGTTGCATGAAATAAAATCACAATTGCAAGTTATATGCAGCTACaagatttaaagtaataattgcgactttattccttgcaattgtgactttatatcatgTAATTGCAACTTTCATGTCTTGCAACTGCAAGTTTATTTCACGCAATTCCGACTTTATGTCTCGCAATTGTGAAAGCTGAATTGTAAAGTTGCAGTCAGTCAGATAAACAATTGAGGCAGgatcaaggcagcataaattcTTCActgaagaataataaaaaataaaaaaaaatccttgaacGAAAATGAACGACAAAATTACTTATGGAACCAAGGCCGCTGAAAAAGTGGGTGCTCACAGTTGCGCTCAATTGTGAGATTTGTACTCAGATTTCTCTAACTAAATGTTTACAAGGCTAACAGTAAATGATATCAAAGCGTTCCACTTTTTAAAGAGGGTAAGATTATATGTAAATTAGCTGTTTAAAGTGAAGAACTATGGTCATGGCTCTACTTCCATAAGGCAACAGATTTTTCGGCAGAgcaaagcaaaatgaaaaaaggTTGACTTGCCGGTCGACCTACCAGCCATTGCTGACTGGAAGGAGTCTTCTTGAGGGATCTGGTCACACACCCACTCCTCACAGCACTTGCCGGGGATCTGGATACGTCGTGGGTAGGGGCAGTCCGGAGAGGGCAGTCGTATGTTGCTGGAACAGGTTGGCACACATCCAATCTCCCCATTTATGCACACACACTGATGCTTGCAGCTGGGCTGAAATGTCTCACCACTGCGGTAGATCACACCACCCAGATCGCATGTCTGACCCTCTTGAGCTGCATTACAAAAGGTGAGAAGCCAAACCATTGCATTGGGTATAACAACTCACAGTAGGAATTCCCAACATTGAAATACTGCCCTTTGTGGGGGGTGAAATGTAATGCATGAAGCAACAAATTCATTTCCACTTAGATCATAGGTGAATctaacaaaacctgtcaagaatatgttcaggtcatatttcaacCCCAAATTCAtaggaaataaattattttggttaAAGAACGAAGTCCATTTTTAGATCCatcaagatttttttgcattgtaacattattgtcatgacaattaagccAATTTTGCCAccagttctcattactgtatACATTACTGTAGagttatttctacctgatctaagcCTTAAAATggattttgttggtgtaacatgaagttgtcaggttgattcagtgatgttaaataatatttgaattgaatcaaatcatgtaatttagatgttaccacatgaaaccCACTTTTTAGGTTAACTTATTTTCAGTGTAGGtaatattactatatatatatatatatatatagtcaggtaacctaaaaatgtgcttcatgtggtaacatctaaattaactggatttatttaataattttgtttttatttaatcctCCTAAATTTACCTGATAAACTAGTTCacaccaatgaaagtaatttttatgggttagatcaaacAGAAACAAATCACTGAGGTAACAATTACAGGTCACCACTTTTTCAGTgtaatatttgttgtactgcctttaattctttataaaaaaaaaatatgagaatCGATAGATACATTGAGAATAATGGCAATGccttataaaaaatgtattattgtcaTGGGAATTTTGGAGGAAaagtgcttaactgtcatgaCAATCATTGTCATATTGCAAAAAAcaataaaggtgcactcagtaatttatttcctcatttaaaaagttttacttctaaaaaaatCCCCATacccttataaaagctgttttattctacatggagagggtcctctgGCGGGGTTATGGatccatgttaggatcacatgaccagctgaatactactcacttcatctcagtaactgccctgttattggacactttcactcattgattaaatgaATCCTAGCTTAATGTGCACAGTGAATTTGTACAATGGCATCTTTAACTGAAAATTCTTGATTtggaatgatgcagcatccacaccactaggtgtcagtgtacgccatagtgcacctttaatggtcTTACAGACGCACTTTATaatttcagttttcttttttttccatttgattttggggtgaaatgtgacttgGACAGGTTTGTGTGAGATTCACCACATTCCGCTTTTAATAACTTACTGtatgtattgtttatttacactttatattacatttccaaaaagcaactgAAGACTCATATACACACCCATGCAGATGCCCATCTCAGTGTCACTGAGGACACCATAGTCGCAATACAGGTCCTTATGATGGTCGCATGGCTCCAGGAGAGAGCAGGGCTCACCTGACTGTCGGGCACACACCTTACAGCAGCTACAGCTGTCTAGCACTAGACTGGTACCTACAGGGCATAGAGGGGTCTCGGCCGGGCAGTCACAGGGCTGGGAGCAATCCTGACACAATGTCTGCATGGAAGAATGAACAGAAATATAAGAAATCGTTTAGAAATAGTTCAGCCTCCTCTTAGAAATAACAAAGTTGATCAACTCAAAAACAGTTTCCAGTGATAATTTCTTCACTGTGATTTAAGTGGACTGTCCATATACAATACCTGTGATGGCCACAAGGGGGAGACAACATTCACTACAGGGGCAGATGTTTGACCTAAGCAGTGATGTTTTGGAATTACACTACTCTAACCACGCAAAgaatgtttgaaagaaagaaatctgttgacatttttttttttttttttttttacattttggactGTTTTACTTAAATGTAAACAATGTGAGTTCTAAAACTATTATGACAACTCTTTTAATAGCAGTCAGTGCTGTTTGCATTATTATCACAGTTCTTTCAGAGCACAGCAAGACACTTTTGCAAACAAAAGAAAACCAGTTCCTTGAAATCCACATTAAATGTTAATAAGGAAACTTCATTAGCACCTAGTTAAAAGATCCAATTAGCTCAATTACCAAGAACAACTGTTACAATGTTAACCACACCCCCAACTAACTGCCACACTCTATGGACATTAGCACAAACCATAAACATGCAGGCTGGATGTTTAATTACAGTGTGTATTATTGATGGTTGTTGTATTTATCCAAAaatccatcaatgcaaaagtgacaCAATAACTCACTTGCTTACATAATATGATCAGCTACTTAATGTATATTCTGAGTTTTCATAAGTAGCATTTCATATAgcaatagttttacatttaaCAGACTATATCATCAGTTTATGTTGACTCACCGTATGAAAAAGCAAGCAGAGAATGATGCAGGATTTGATGAATGTTGTTCCAGCCATTTCTTCAGCGAGTTTCCTCCAGATGCACACTCCACACGTTTGTTTTGTTTCTCTGGTGTGTAGGTGATCACTGTGGGACTGCAGGACTGTAGTGGAGTGTGCAGAGACCATCTATAAATACAACCAGAATGGGGTGTAGCCCACCACACTCAAGTCATGCCACGCGAGGGGTGAACATATTTTAATTCCAGATGGTTTTCCAGAATGTTTGAAAATGCTACAGATGCTGTCGACCAGCCTTTCAATTAAGGGGGGGGGAGTACCCATCACAGGACAAAGGCAGGTTTGCCCTGGCACAGGTCTTTCCTTTAATTATCTCTctggtaaaaatatatttaataaaagggATTAAGTAACTACTTATTCAAAGAGGAGGGGGTTACAGAGATTATGGTTCCTAGGGTTAAGTTTAAAAAGAGTTAGGGGtcttggggttaggtttagggtaaggataggGGTAGGGGTTATTTGAAACCAGAGAAAATATAAGGAAATATATCATCTACAATTCACTTATAAGTAAATAGGAATAAaagaataaatcaataaattaattatttaattagttaattcattggcattttacaaaatatcagcataacaatttaagtgaaaatTTACATTGAAACATGAAcctgaatttcagaatttcagaaATCCATGTTCTCTCTGTATGATTTGCAGCCTAATttcatgaaaattctgtgaatgtgGCAATTACAAGGTTCATTGcatgtattgcggcagttctgaggtgaaatgtccacagtgtggcgctaaaagcgagttaaatgttcccccaaacagatgagggttttaaatcaacaaaaccttcctctctaacctaaacctaaacaatagtgaCAGAAAAAGCTTAAAAATTATGaaatgacactttcgtctcacgtgtcgacttgcgtGCTCAAGGACTCGCTCCCTGGTActttacatcgcaagtgcaattctttatcagttgagctataccgcgcaatttaaaggaatgttccaggttcaattcaagttaagctcaatcgacagcatttgtggcataatgttgattaccacaaatattaatttagactcgtccctcctttttttaaaaataaagcaaaaatcgaggttatagtgaggcacttacaatggaagtgaatggggccaatttctggtgggtttaaacacagaaatgtgaagcttatcattttataaaagcacttacattaattcttctgttaaaactgatgtattatttgagctgtaaagttatgtaaattgtcatttttacagtcattttagggtttgttgacgttacatcatcatttacaagttgtaaaattatctataactttacatagaaaaggttagtaagtgattttttgacactaaaatcatgttaacatgcatattgtttatgtcttgtgtctatacttttcaaacagtgaatattttaacattccataattggcccccattcacttccattgtaagtgcctcactgtaacccagatttttgcttttattaaagaaaaggagggacg from Myxocyprinus asiaticus isolate MX2 ecotype Aquarium Trade chromosome 30, UBuf_Myxa_2, whole genome shotgun sequence includes:
- the LOC127420737 gene encoding CCN family member 2-like isoform X2, with the translated sequence MVSAHSTTVLQSHSDHLHTRETKQTCGVCIWRKLAEEMAGTTFIKSCIILCLLFHTTLCQDCSQPCDCPAETPLCPVGTSLVLDSCSCCKVCARQSGEPCSLLEPCDHHKDLYCDYGVLSDTEMGICMAQEGQTCDLGGVIYRSGETFQPSCKHQCVCINGEIGCVPTCSSNIRLPSPDCPYPRRIQIPGKCCEEWVCDQIPQEDSFQSAMAAYREVSQGVQPESARDNCIVQTTEWSECSATCGMGLSSRVTNDNERCQLERQTRVCMIRPCYAELEKDIKRGKKCVRTPKSQRGMRFELSGCQSVRVYKPKFCGVCTDGRCCTPYATITAEVEFRCPEGDSFRRKMMFIKTCSCHYDCPRENDIFLASNSRRMTGDYDNDM
- the LOC127420737 gene encoding CCN family member 2-like isoform X1; translated protein: MVSAHSTTVLQSHSDHLHTRETKQTCGVCIWRKLAEEMAGTTFIKSCIILCLLFHTTLCQDCSQPCDCPAETPLCPVGTSLVLDSCSCCKVCARQSGEPCSLLEPCDHHKDLYCDYGVLSDTEMGICMAQEGQTCDLGGVIYRSGETFQPSCKHQCVCINGEIGCVPTCSSNIRLPSPDCPYPRRIQIPGKCCEEWVCDQIPQEDSFQSAMAGRSTAYREVSQGVQPESARDNCIVQTTEWSECSATCGMGLSSRVTNDNERCQLERQTRVCMIRPCYAELEKDIKRGKKCVRTPKSQRGMRFELSGCQSVRVYKPKFCGVCTDGRCCTPYATITAEVEFRCPEGDSFRRKMMFIKTCSCHYDCPRENDIFLASNSRRMTGDYDNDM